GCCGCAAGCTCAGCCCGCCCGGCGCGGTCGCCGCACAGGTGCGGCGCGAGGCCATCTGCGCGCTGGTGGCGGCCTCGCGCGCGGCGCAACTCGTGCTGGTGCGGGGCCCCGCCGGTTTCGGCAAGACCACCGCGCTGGCCCAGTGCCGCAGCGACCTGCAATCGAAAGGCGTGCGCACCGCGTGGTTGACGCTGGACGCGGCCGACAACGACCCCACGCGTTTTCTCAACGGCCTGGCCGAAGCCCTTGGCGCGCTGGGCGCGTCCGCACCGTCGGAAACCACGCCCGACGCGCTCTTGCGCATGATGGACGAGATCGGCGCGGCCGGGCACGCCTTCGCCATCTTCCTGGACGACGTGGAAACCGTGCAGGACCCGGTGGTGCTCTCGCTGGTGCGCGAACTGGTCGACAACCTGCCGCGCCAGGGCCAGGTGTTCATCGGCTCGCGCGTCACGCCCGAGCTGGGCACGGCGCGCATGCGCGCGCGCGGGCAACTGGTCGAGATCAGCGTGGACGCCTTGCGCTTCTCGCTGGAAGAAACCCAGGCTTTCTTCGGCCGCGAAGGCCATGTGGCGCTGGCGGCCGATGCCATCGAACTGCTGCACCACCGCACCGAAGGCTGGGTGGCGGCGCTGTGGCTGGCCTCGATGGCCTTGCAGCGGCATCCCGAACCTTCGGCCTTCGTGGAACGCTTCTCCGGTTCGTCCGCGCTGATCGCCGACTACCTGGCCGAAGACGTGCTCAACGCGCAGCCGCCCGCGGTGCGCGACTTTCTGCTGCGCAGCAGTGTGCTGCACCGGCTCGACGCCGAGATCTGCGACGCGGTGCTCGGCGCGCAAGGCGGCGCGGCCGCGCTGGAGCGCATTGCCGCCAGCGGCCTGTTCCTGCTGCCGGTGCACGACGGCCGCAGCTACCGGTACCACAGCCTCTTCAGCGCCTTCCTGCGCGGCCAGATGGTGCGCGAGATGCCGGCCGAGATTCCGCGCCTGCACCTGGACGCGTCGAAGTGGTACGAGCAGCGCGGCCAGGCGGTGGCGGCGATCGAGCACGCCTTGCAGGGTGGCCACCAGGAGCGCGCCATCGCGCTGCTGGAGCCGCAGGTCGACGAACTGCTCAAGAGTGGACGCATGCGCCTGCTGGCGCGCTGGTTCACGTCCTTGCCCGAAGACGAGGTGACCCGCCGTCCCACGCTGTGCATGGCGCGCATTTGGGCGGTCTGCCTCACCACCGGCCCGTGGGACGCCATGCGCCTGCTCGACCGCAGTGGCTGGACCACCGAAGACCCGCCCTCGCGCCCCCATGTGCTGGCCCTGCGCCCGCTGCTGCTGGGCATGATGGACCGCTACGACGAAGCCTTGCCCCTGGGCCGCGAGAACCTGCGCGCCATGCCCACCGGCAACGCCTTCGCCGACAGCGCATTGGCCACCGCCATGGCCCACACCTTCCTCGTCATGGGGCAGTACCGCGAGTCGCATCGCCTGCTGCAGACCGCGCGCATGGCGCATGCCGGCCCCACGGCGGTGTTCAACCGCATGTTCTCCGAAACCGTGGACGGCATCCTGGACCTGGAAGAGGGGCAGTTGCGCCGGGCCGCCGCGCGCTTCCGGCTGGCGGTGCATTCCACCGCCGGCCCCAACGTGACCGCCACCGGCGGCAACGCGTATGCCGGCGTGCAGTACGCGGGCGTGCTGTTCGAAATGGGCGACCTCGACCAGGCCGAGCGCCTGCTCAACGTGTACGTGCCGATGGCCAGCGCGGTGGGCCTGCGCGACCAGATGATCATCGGCCACGTGATGCTGGCGCGCATGGCCTTCGACCGGCGCCAGCTCGACCGTGCGTGGGAGCTGCTGTCCACGCTGGAGCAGGCCGGCTACGACCGGCACCTGCCCCGCATCACCGCCAGCGCGCGGCTGGAGCGCGCGCACCTGCTGGTGCTGCAGGGCAATGCCCAGGCCTCGCGCGCCGAGCTCGTGCTGGCCTCGCAGCCCGACGTGTGGGAACGCGCGGCGCGGCTGCGCTTTCCGGCGCACGACATCGAAGACCTGGAGATGGGTTGGCTGCGCTGGAACCTCGCCTTTGGCGACGCCACCTCGGCCGAACAGGACATCGCGCGCGCCCTGGCGCGCGCGCAGGCCGAGAAGAAGCTGCGCCGCGCCCTCAAGCTGCAGGTGTTGCAGGCGCTGGCCTTGCAGCGCCTGGGCCAGGCGCAGGCGGCCGTGAACGCGTTTGCTCAACTGCTGTCGCAGGCCGCGGCCCAGGGCTTCGTGCGCCTGCTGATCGACGAAGGCGAAGCGGTGCGCGAGCTGGCCGTGCAACTGCAGATGCGCAACGCCACCGGGCATGCGGAGGTCGATCCGATCGACCAGGAACACTTGGACAAGATCCTGCGCCTGCTGGGCGCACCGCGCGCCGAGGGGGTCGACGACGTGCCCGACGCGGACAAGCTCACGCCCAAGGAGCTGCGCATGCTGCGGCTGCTGGCCGATGGTTTTTCGAACAGCGAACTGGCGGTCAAGCTGTTCGTGTCCGACAGCACGGTGCGCACGCACCTGCGCAACATCAACCAGAAGCTCAACGCCGGCAACCGCACCCAGGCGGTGGCGATCGCGCGCAAGCTGGGTTTGATTTGAAACTCCCCCCTGCGCCGCTGCGCGGCTTCCCCCCTCCGTAGCGCGCCTTCGGCGCTTCGAGGGGGGACGGCATCTTGGGCCGGCGCAGCCGTCCCTCGATGCCTCTGGATGGGGCACGCACGCCGGAGAGGACGGCGTCTTGGACCAGCAGATCGGGCGGATCTTTCCTCGGCCTCGACAAGAACACCGCGAGCAAGGCCCTCGGTGTCGGCGCCTTCACATCACCACTTCGATCAGGCTCGGTCCGGGCGCGTCCAGGCTGCGCCGCAGCGCGTCGGCCAGTTCGCCCAGCGTGGTCACGCGGCTCGCGGGCACGCCGTGGCCGGCGCTCAACGCCACCCAGTCCAGCGTGGGCCGGTCGATGCTCAGCATGTCGGCCGCGCGCTGGCCCGGCGCGCCCGCGCCCACCTGGTTGAACTCGCCGCGCAGGATCTGGTAGTGGCGGTTCGCGAACACGATCACCGTCACGTCCAGGCTCTCGCGCGCCATGGTCCAGAGCGATTGCAGCGTGTACATCGCGCTGCCGTCGCCCTCCAGCGCGATCACGCGGCGATCGGGCGCCGCGATGGCCGCGCCCACGGCCACCGGCAGGCCATAGCCGATGGAGCCACCCATGTTGGTCAGCCATTCGTGTGGCGCGGCCTCGCGCGTCGCGGCGTCGAACGCGCGGCCGGTGCTGATGGCCTCGTCCACCACGATGGCGTTCTCCGGGATCAGCGCGCCCAGCAGCGCGCCGATGGTGTCGGCGTTCAGCAGGCCGTCTTCAAGGCCGGCGCGCGCGGGCTGGCGTTCGACCAGCGGCGCCGTCGTGCGGGTGGCCGACAGGGCTTCGCACAACACGTGCAAGGCTTCTTCCGGGTCCTGCGAAGGGCGCGAGAGCGTGGAGAACGTGGTGCCCGCCGCGCTGAGGCGACCGGGCTTGTCGGGGTAGGCGAAGAACGCGACCGGTTCGACCGCGTTGACCAGCACGATGTGCTCGAAGCGCGAGAGCGCCTGGAGTGCGCCGTCCACCGAGTAGGGCAGGCGTGGAATGGCCACGCGGCCCGCGCCGCGCTCGATGCTGGGCGAATAGAACTCGGACATCACGGCACAACCCGTGGCCGCCGCGATCCGCCCGGCCCAGGCCGTGGCCCGCGCCAGCGTGGCGCGCCCGCCCAACAGCAGCAAGGTGCGCGGGCCGTGCTGGCGCAGGTGGTCCGCGATGGCGATCACCTGGCGTTCGTCCAGGGGCTCGGCGGCGGCTTGCGGGACCGGGCCGAGGCCAGCGGGCAGGGCGGCGGCGGGCGACCAGGCCATGTCGGCGGGCAGCACCAGCGTGGCGATGCGCCCGGGCCGGCCCCGGGCCTGGGTCACCGCCTCTCGGCCATCGGCGGGCAGCCGCTCGGGCGCTGCGATGGTGCGCACCCAGTGCGACATGGGCCGCGCCACGCCTTCCACATCCGAGGTCAGGGGCGCATCGAGTTCCAGGTGGGTGGTGGCGTGTTCGCCGACGATGTTGACGACACCCGAGCAGGCCTTTTTCGCGTTGTGCAGGTTGGCCAGGCCGTTGGCCAGGCCGGGGCCGAGGTGCAGCAGCGTGCCGGCCGGGCGCTGGCGCACGCGGTAGTAGCCATCGGCCGCGCCGGTGACCACGCCTTCGAACAGGCCGAGCACGCAGCGCATGCCTTCGATGCGGTCGAGCGCGGCCACGAAGTGCATTTCGGATGTGCCCGGATTGGCGAATACGGTGTCCACGCCGCTGTCCAGCAGCGTGTGAACCAAGGCCTCGGCGCCATTCATGCCTGTCTCCTGTCGTTGAATTGGGATGCGCGGATTTCATCATGCATTGGCCAGCACCCGGTATCGACGGCGCTGATGCCACCATCAACGCGCGCGCATGGCGCACACATCGCGTGGACCCGAAGATGGTGCCTACACCCACACATCCTCCGCCATCCTCCGACCCGAACGAGACCGACAACGCCATGACCGAGCCCCTCACTCCCCTGCCATCGTCCACCGTGTTGCCAGTGACCCACGCGGGCGTGCGCGTTCCCACGGTGTTCTGGGCGCCCGCCACGCCCAGCCGCGGCATCGTGCTGGCCGCGCATGGCGGCAGTGGCCACAAGCTGTCGCAGGCCGTGCTGGCGATCGCGAGCCACTGCCTGCCGCTGGGCCTGAGCGTGCTCGCCATCGACGGCCCGGTGCAAGGCGATCGGCGCAGCGACGGCAACCTTGACCCGGTGGTGGCGCTCACCGCGTTCCGCGAGGCCTGGCGCGCCGGTGTGGGCCGCACGCGCATGGCCCAGGAATGGCAGGCGGCGCTGGACCAGCTGCTCGCGCAACCGGGCCACGCCGGCTTGCCGATCGGCTACATCGGCGTGTCCATGGGCACGGCCTACGGTCTGCCCTTGCTCGCCACCGAGCCGCGCATCCAGGCCGCCGTGCTCGGCCTTTGGGGCAGCACCTATGCCGCCAGCGAACACCTCGCTGCCTACGCGCAGCGTGTGCGCTGTCCGGTCTGGTTCACGCAGCAGTGGAACGACGAGTTCTTCGACCGCGAAGGCACGTTCGCGCTGTTCGATGCCATCGGGTCTGAAGACAAGCGCCTCGTGGCCTATCCCGGCGCGCACCGCGAACTCGAAGGCGCGCGCCTGGCGGACGCAGTGGCCTTCGTCGCCAGCCGCCTGCTGCCCATCACATGAAGCGCTAAGGGTTTGGCGACGCAGGTCCAAGATGCTGCACTCTGCCTCCGGAGCGCGTGCCTTCAGCCAAGGGCATCAAGGGATGGCGACGCAGGCCCAAGATGCCGCACTCTGCCTCCGGAGCGCGTGCCTTCAGCCAAGGGCATCAAGGGATGGCGACGCAGGCCCAAGATGCCGCACTCTGCCTCCGGAGCGCGTGCCTTCAGCC
The sequence above is a segment of the Hydrogenophaga sp. BPS33 genome. Coding sequences within it:
- a CDS encoding LuxR C-terminal-related transcriptional regulator, translating into MPSPAPSPRALVSRRKLSPPGAVAAQVRREAICALVAASRAAQLVLVRGPAGFGKTTALAQCRSDLQSKGVRTAWLTLDAADNDPTRFLNGLAEALGALGASAPSETTPDALLRMMDEIGAAGHAFAIFLDDVETVQDPVVLSLVRELVDNLPRQGQVFIGSRVTPELGTARMRARGQLVEISVDALRFSLEETQAFFGREGHVALAADAIELLHHRTEGWVAALWLASMALQRHPEPSAFVERFSGSSALIADYLAEDVLNAQPPAVRDFLLRSSVLHRLDAEICDAVLGAQGGAAALERIAASGLFLLPVHDGRSYRYHSLFSAFLRGQMVREMPAEIPRLHLDASKWYEQRGQAVAAIEHALQGGHQERAIALLEPQVDELLKSGRMRLLARWFTSLPEDEVTRRPTLCMARIWAVCLTTGPWDAMRLLDRSGWTTEDPPSRPHVLALRPLLLGMMDRYDEALPLGRENLRAMPTGNAFADSALATAMAHTFLVMGQYRESHRLLQTARMAHAGPTAVFNRMFSETVDGILDLEEGQLRRAAARFRLAVHSTAGPNVTATGGNAYAGVQYAGVLFEMGDLDQAERLLNVYVPMASAVGLRDQMIIGHVMLARMAFDRRQLDRAWELLSTLEQAGYDRHLPRITASARLERAHLLVLQGNAQASRAELVLASQPDVWERAARLRFPAHDIEDLEMGWLRWNLAFGDATSAEQDIARALARAQAEKKLRRALKLQVLQALALQRLGQAQAAVNAFAQLLSQAAAQGFVRLLIDEGEAVRELAVQLQMRNATGHAEVDPIDQEHLDKILRLLGAPRAEGVDDVPDADKLTPKELRMLRLLADGFSNSELAVKLFVSDSTVRTHLRNINQKLNAGNRTQAVAIARKLGLI
- a CDS encoding alpha/beta hydrolase; protein product: MHWPAPGIDGADATINARAWRTHRVDPKMVPTPTHPPPSSDPNETDNAMTEPLTPLPSSTVLPVTHAGVRVPTVFWAPATPSRGIVLAAHGGSGHKLSQAVLAIASHCLPLGLSVLAIDGPVQGDRRSDGNLDPVVALTAFREAWRAGVGRTRMAQEWQAALDQLLAQPGHAGLPIGYIGVSMGTAYGLPLLATEPRIQAAVLGLWGSTYAASEHLAAYAQRVRCPVWFTQQWNDEFFDREGTFALFDAIGSEDKRLVAYPGAHRELEGARLADAVAFVASRLLPIT
- a CDS encoding acetolactate synthase large subunit encodes the protein MNGAEALVHTLLDSGVDTVFANPGTSEMHFVAALDRIEGMRCVLGLFEGVVTGAADGYYRVRQRPAGTLLHLGPGLANGLANLHNAKKACSGVVNIVGEHATTHLELDAPLTSDVEGVARPMSHWVRTIAAPERLPADGREAVTQARGRPGRIATLVLPADMAWSPAAALPAGLGPVPQAAAEPLDERQVIAIADHLRQHGPRTLLLLGGRATLARATAWAGRIAAATGCAVMSEFYSPSIERGAGRVAIPRLPYSVDGALQALSRFEHIVLVNAVEPVAFFAYPDKPGRLSAAGTTFSTLSRPSQDPEEALHVLCEALSATRTTAPLVERQPARAGLEDGLLNADTIGALLGALIPENAIVVDEAISTGRAFDAATREAAPHEWLTNMGGSIGYGLPVAVGAAIAAPDRRVIALEGDGSAMYTLQSLWTMARESLDVTVIVFANRHYQILRGEFNQVGAGAPGQRAADMLSIDRPTLDWVALSAGHGVPASRVTTLGELADALRRSLDAPGPSLIEVVM